The [Clostridium] scindens ATCC 35704 nucleotide sequence TGAAGCCAGACCATTCTTTTCCGGAGAGAGCCTGCTGGAGAGCATATTCCTTGATGTCGTATGCCCAGCTGACAAGCTCATCAACCTTTCCGAGAATGACTTCAATCTCAGTGTCTGTAAGTAGCGGCGGTAGCTTGAAATCATGCTGCGCGAGCTTCAGATTTGCTTCGGCTCTGGCACGGCACTCGTTCTTGGCCTTACAGAAGCCGCACCATTCACCACACAGGAAGTTTCCATCTCCGGCAAATGCCAGCTCTGCGGTAGGCTTCAATACTTCATCCGCCCAGCGGTACAGGTCTTCCTTGCTTATTTCGTAGGTGCTGACGTTCTGACGTCTCGGTTGATAGATGGTCATGGAAACCGTGTCGATGTTGTAAATATCATCAAAAAGCTCCAAAGCACCGAGTGCATAGCACTGCATCTGCGGGTTTGCCTCAGCAGAGACCAGAACGCCTAAGCCGTGTTTGTAGTCAATTACCCGGAGTGTGCCGTCAGCGATGATGATGCAGTCGGCTGTACCGAAGCCTTGTTCTACCCAGCGGGAGAAGTCTACACGCTGTTCAATAAGGACTACCGGGTCGGCACAGGTTTTCTTTGCTGCCTCGACCTGCTCCAGCACATATTCGGAATAGCCGCTGGCGCAGTCTTCCATTTCCTCTGAGTACCATTTGAGGCTTTCGGTCGGATCTTCTGTGGAAAGTCCCAGTGCTGTCTTGAGCTTGTATTCGCCAAGAGCATGAGCATCGGTTCCTTCGGCAGCGTAGTCACTTCCTTTATCCTCATAGGTTTCACAGAGCCTTGCTGAAGGCGGGCAGTGAATCCACCTATCGGAGCTTGAGGCGGAGAGGATTGCATGCTGTTTACTTGCCATTTGCAATTACCTCCGCGTCTTTAAGTAAGGCTTCATAGTTCGCCGGATCAACTGCTGAGAGCTTTGCGGCACCGTATTTCTGAAGAAGCGCACGAACCTCTGCGGTATGACCGGAGCGTGAAAGATTTGCAAGAACAGGTCTTACATCTTCAAGCTTCAGTTCCTTCTTGGGTTCAGGCTTCACAGGCTCAGGTGCTTCAGATTCATCAGAGCCGGAGAATTGCTTGTAGAGCCAGTCGGCTGCGTCGTTAATAGCGGCAGCTGCATTTCTCAGGTCTTCTATGGTCTGTGCCATATCTGCCATCTTTGACATTTGTTTTTCCTCCTTCCTCGGATTTGCTTTGTGCGGCAAGAATAGAGAGGTTTCTTGCCAATCTTGCGGATACGTGACTGATGGAGTTCAGAAGCTTGATCTCCTCGTTTACGTTCCCGCCGGTGTCTGCGTAACTGCGATACATACTGTTCACCTCGCTTCCTGAAGGCGTTTCTCTCTGTCCTTCAAGTTCCACTGGAGATGAGCGAGCATTTTGAGCGGAAAAAAATAAAAAAGTTCCGACCACCATTCCAAAGCAGGACAGTGGCCGGAAAGACGGCTTGTATTATATAGGTAGTATTAGTAACCGCGAACCTTGCGAAGTTCAGTACGATACTTCTTCATTTGATCAGCAAAGGTACGCTGTGGTCTGCCGAGTGCTTCGGCGATTTTACGGTCGGAGATGCCTTCCGGGTGATCCTTCCAAAGCTGAATGATGGTATCAGCCTCCGGATCAAGTTGACGCAGCTTGTCGATAAGCTGAGCAAGAAGCTGACAGTCAGCAACAACATCTTCTATAGAAGGACTGTCGTCCGGAATGTAATCGCCGAGAGTGCCTTCGCCGTCAGGCAGGGGCTGATCCAAAGATGTGGTGTCACCTGCTGCGTGATACTCACAGCCGATGCAGTCGCCGTCACACTTCCAGATGAAGCGGTAAGGACACATGCATCTGCCATGATTCTGTTCCTTATCACGGATACGCGAAGCTTCTCTATAGAAAGAGTCGTGCTGTGCTTTTGTGACCGGAACCTTTTCACCGGTGCTGCGGACGTAGATGAAATAAGTCTTCTGATTGTCTTTGTTTTGCATAAGAAAGCCCTCCTTCGGCTTTTGCCGAAATGGAGAGCTCCAGACATGCAAAACCAGACCACAGGTGTGAGAGCATACCGAAGGATTACTCCATTTCGGCTGCACCTCACTTCCGGTGATCGGTACAGTATTTGATTGTCAATTGAGTCACGTGGAACCGGAAACACCCTGCGCAGATGGCTCCCACGTGCTAATTAGAAGTATGCCATCTTTGGGGTCGAAAACCCCGGACACGAATATGTCCTTTATTTCCGATAAATGCCTTGTTTTCAAGGGCATTTTGGGCTTTTAGAGAAGGAATAAAAAGGAAAAGAGCACCGGACACAGTCATGTCTGGTGCTCGAAAATCACAACGCAAAAATATAACGAAATGATAACAAATAACAGAAAACTCTTGAAAAATTCACACTTGGGGTGTATACTAAAATAGTTAAACTGTATGCAGATTCAAACCACGAGGTGAAACCATGGAAGAACTAATGAACGATAAATGGATAAGTATAGATGAAGCTGCAGAGTACTTGGGTATAAAGACGGTTACGCTCCGCAGTTGGATCAGAAACGGTAAAGAAGGTTTGCCTGCTCAAAAAATAGGTAAACAGTGGAAGTTTAAGATCTCAGAACTCGATGAATGGGTCAAAAGTGGTAAGAGTGCAAACGACTGAATATAAGTGAAAACCTAAGAAAATCAATAGACAAGGAGCAGGCAAATATGGCTGTCAAGAAAACACAATTATATGCATCGCTGTGGGCGAGCTGTGACAAACTTCGCGGAGGCATGGATTCCTCTGAATACAAGGACTATATCCTGACGCTTCTGTTCATGAAGTATGTCACTGATAAATTTAAGAATAAAGGAGCCTATGAGGATATCAAAGTCTTCGACAAGGCACACGATAAAGACCCTGATCCAGAGAAGAGAACAGGTTGCTCCTTTGACGACTTTATAGCTCTGAAGGGAAAGAAGAACATTGGCGAAGGTATGGACAAGATCATTGCCCGACTCGCCGATGAGAACACTGACCTGAAGGGTGTCATTGATATTGCCCATTTTAACGATGAGAAGAAGCTTGGCAGCGGTAAGGAAATGGTCGACAAGCTGACCGACCTGATTTCTATATTCCAGCGTCCGGAGCTCGATTTCTCTCGTAATAAGGCTGAAGGCGATGACATCATCGGAGATGCGTATGAATATTTGATGAGGAAGTTTGCTACAGAGAGCGGAAAGAGCAAGGGACAATTCTATACGCCTGCAGAAGTCTCCAGAATCCTCGCAAACGTTGTAGGCATCAGCCGATGCACTGATTCCAGTGCCACTGTATGTGATCCGGCATGCGGCAGTGGCAGTCTGTTAATCCGAGCTATTGATGCGGCTCCTATTCCAATCATGGGATACGGTCAGGAAAAAGAAAGCACAACTGCTGGTCTTGCAAAGATGAATGCCGTACTGCATCGTAAAGCAGAAATTACAATTAAGAGCGGCAACACATTCTCGAATCCGCAGTATCTCGACAAGTCCGATAATTCCATTCTTGAACGTTTTGACTATATCGTAGCCAATCCACCGTTTTCAATGAAAAACTGGAGAGATGGGCTTAAAGAGTATGGCCGTTTTGAAGGCTATGGTGATACGCCTCCGGAAAAGAATGGCGACTATGCTTGGCTGATGCATATTCTGAAGACACTAAAATCAAACGGAAAGGCTGCGGTTATTCTGCCTCATGGTG carries:
- a CDS encoding DUF2800 domain-containing protein: MASKQHAILSASSSDRWIHCPPSARLCETYEDKGSDYAAEGTDAHALGEYKLKTALGLSTEDPTESLKWYSEEMEDCASGYSEYVLEQVEAAKKTCADPVVLIEQRVDFSRWVEQGFGTADCIIIADGTLRVIDYKHGLGVLVSAEANPQMQCYALGALELFDDIYNIDTVSMTIYQPRRQNVSTYEISKEDLYRWADEVLKPTAELAFAGDGNFLCGEWCGFCKAKNECRARAEANLKLAQHDFKLPPLLTDTEIEVILGKVDELVSWAYDIKEYALQQALSGKEWSGFKLVEGRANRKYSNETAVIDAVEKAGFDPYEKKLLGITAMQKLLGKSRFDELLSAYIEKPQGKPTLVPESDKRPAMNTAKNDFMEEN
- a CDS encoding sigma-70 family RNA polymerase sigma factor yields the protein MQNKDNQKTYFIYVRSTGEKVPVTKAQHDSFYREASRIRDKEQNHGRCMCPYRFIWKCDGDCIGCEYHAAGDTTSLDQPLPDGEGTLGDYIPDDSPSIEDVVADCQLLAQLIDKLRQLDPEADTIIQLWKDHPEGISDRKIAEALGRPQRTFADQMKKYRTELRKVRGY
- a CDS encoding helix-turn-helix domain-containing protein, yielding MEELMNDKWISIDEAAEYLGIKTVTLRSWIRNGKEGLPAQKIGKQWKFKISELDEWVKSGKSAND